The DNA region CGACGCAGGCCAGCGGCGCGGCCGCGGCGACCACGAGCAGCACGATCTTCGGGGTGGTGAGGGTTCCGCGCAGATGCGCCGGCTCCGCCATGGGTCACTCCTGTCGTTCGGGGCGCGGTGGGTGGGGGCCGGGCCGGCCGGGCTCCGGCGGGGCGCCGCGGGCGGTCAGCCGCCGAGCGGGCTGGTCTGGTGGGAGAACAGCTGCCAGTCGCCGCCGCGCTTGACGACGACCCACTGGCCGCGGAAGGAGTTCTCCGGCAGCGGCGTCTCCTCTCCCTTGCGCAGCACGCCGCCCTCGGTCACCGCGACGGCGACCTCGTCGGTGAGCAGCCTGATCTCCACCGGGGTCTCGGAGATGCGCGAGCCCGCGTAGGCGCCCTTGAAGGCGTCGGCGAGGTACTGCTCGATCTCGGCGCGGCCGCGCAGCTGCACGTCGCCGATGAGTTCACTGCCGTCGTCGGTGAACAGCGCGCTGTACGCGCCGGCGTCGCCGGCCTCCCAGGCGACGCGGGCCCGCAGCGGCACGGTGAGCACCGCGCCCTCGGGGCCGTTGGAGTACGGGCCGTACTGCGTCGCCCACTGCTTCGCCTGGTCCACCAGGGACCTGGCTCCTGCGGTCATGGGGTGACTCCCTTCGTCCTCGTGTCGTACACGTGCCGTGCCTGCGGCACGGGTTGGTTCTCGGTGGGGTGCGGTGCGGGTGCGGTGCGGGTGCGAAGCACGTACGCGTGCGGGCTGGGTGCGTGCGGGGGCGGATCGGGGTGCGGCGGGGAGGCGCGGCGGGTCCGGGCGGACCGGACCCGCCGCGCCCGGTGTGCGGTTACCAGCGCAGGGTCGCGCCGGCGCCCCGCGGGCTGTTCTGGTAGCTGGCGAGCTGCCACTGCCCGTCGGCCTGCTTGACGCACACCCAGGTCGAGCGCACGGCCAGCTCGTCGTCGATCTCGGTCTCACCGGCCGCGAGGATGCCGCCGTGCGTACGCAGCACGGCGACGTTCTCGCTGGGGAAGCGGACGTCGACCGGGGCGCCGGTGACACCGGTGCCCTTGAACGGTCCGGCGTACGCCGCCGCCATGAACTGGCGGATCTCGTCGCGGCCACGCTTCAGGACGTCACCGGGGAGGATGAGGATCCCGTCCTCGGTGAAGACCTCGGCCACGCCTTCCGCGTCGTTGCGCGCCCACGCGGCCACCAGCCGCAGCGGAACGCTGAGCGCCTCCTTCTCCCGGTCGCTGGTGAACGCGCCGTAGTACGCGTCCAGATCACTCGCAGCCGTCAGGGTCTGCGTCATCTCATCCACTCCTTTAGGGACACGCGGCGGCCCGGGTACCGGCAGTTCCAGCACACCGCACGACCTACTGTGGAGAAGTGACGTAACCACTTCATCTTTAATAGTGCTATACCCTCGAAGACGAAGTCCGGAGCCGCATCCCGGCCCCCGGAGCGGGTACGCATCCGGTGCGGGAGGGGGCGATCCGACACCGGTCTAAACCTCTTCACGCCTTCCGCATGCCTTCCGTATGCCTTCTGCCCATCCGCCGCACGCCTTCTGCTTGCCTCCTGCAATCGTCCTCGGGTCCGCACGTTCGAAGAAATCCGACGCAGCGTTTCCCGATAGCCGCATTCCTCGTTTCGCACTTCTTCCGGGTTGCCCTTCCGGAGCACGTCAGGGGCACAGTGGGTACGTTCCGTCGCCGACTTGAGTGGCGGTTCCATGCTTGCCCGATGTGAGGCCCGCTGCTACGGTTGTGGACCGTTGTCACCAGACAATTCGTTCGTCAATACCGTGAAGTGGCCAGGGCGTTTGGTGCAGCGCCCGCCTTTTCGGTCACGTGAGGCACGTACGCGATACCGGCATGCTCAGGCATGCATTCCAGGGGTGCACGATTTCGTCAGCTCTCTGCCGAGCCAGCTTGGAGAAGAGATGGACCCTGCCGCGAAAACGCCTGACCTCACGATGGAGCAAGCAATAAGTCGGGCCATCCAGATCATGAAGGTGAATTTGTCCGACCCGCTGACTATGGACGACATCGCCCGCGCGGCGATGTACAGCAAGTTCCACTTCTCACGGGAGTTCCAACGCGTCACAGGAGTATCACCGGGACGCTTCCTGGCGGCGCTCCGCCTGGAAGCCGCGAAAGCGCTTCTCGTCACCACGTCGCTGAGCGTCATCGAGATCAGCCACCGGGTCGGATACACCAGCGTCGGCACTTTCAGTTACCGGTTCGCGCAAGCCGTCGGTCTTGCTCCCTCGGCCTTCCGCAAGGCCGGCGGGCGGCGGGCGGCCGTGCGCACCCGGGACCGCGGCGACCAGCGCCCGGAGGACCGCGGCGGCCGGGGCCGGCCCGCGGCGCGGAGACGGTGACGGTGCGCGGTCAGATCAGCGCGCCGCCGGAGCAGCGGCACCGGCCGGTGGCCGTGGCGCTGTTCCGCACGCCGTACCCGCAGGGCCTGCCGGTGCGCTGCGCGCTGCTGCGCCGGCCCGGGCCGTTCGTCCTCGACGAGGTGCCGCCGGGCCGCTGGCACCTGATGGCCTGTTCGGTCCCGGTGGGCTACGGTGGCCCGCTCGCCCCCGCGGGCGTGCTCCCGGCCATCGCGGACCCGGTGGCGATCGACGCCCGCCCCGGGGTGCCGGTGCTCCCGGCCGACCTCGCGCTGCGCGCGCAGAACGAACTCGACCCGCCGATCCTGCCGGCCCTGCCGGACATCTCGTCGGCGGCGTTCCAGGACGACGCGCGGCGCGCGGCCGGATAAACCGGATAAAGGGGCGGGGCCGAACAAGGGGGCGAGGGCCGAACAAGGGCGGCCGGGGGCCGCCGAGGGCCGGGGAGACGAAGACGGGCCGCCGGGGCTTCCAGGGAGCCGCCGGGGGCCGGGGGAAACGGGCCGGGGGAAACGGGCCGGGGACGGCCGGGGGTGCGCGCCGGGGAGCCGCAAGGACCGCCGGGGGTCAGTGCGGCGGCGCGGCCAGAGCGTAGAAGGCGACCGCCGCGGCGGCGCCGACGTTGAGGGAGTCGACGCCGTGGGACATCGGGATGCGCACCCGGGTGTCCGCCGCCTGCTGGGCGCGACGGGTCAGGCCGGGGCCCTCCGCGCCCAGCAGCAGGGCGAGCCGGTCGTGCCGGGGCAGCGCCGCCAGGTCCACGGCGTCGGCGGCCGGGGTGAGGGCGGCCAGGTGGAAGCCGGCCGTCCGCACCACCGCGTCCAGGTCCTGCGGCCAGCGCTCCAGCCTGGCGTACGGCACGGAGAACACCGCGCCCATCGACACCTTCACCGACCGCCGGTACAGCGGGTCGGCGCAGTCCGGCGAGAGCAGCACCGCGTCCATGCCCAGGGCGGCGGCGCTGCGGAAGATCGCGCCGATGTTGGTGTGGTCGTTGACCG from Actinacidiphila sp. DG2A-62 includes:
- a CDS encoding helix-turn-helix transcriptional regulator; the protein is MHDFVSSLPSQLGEEMDPAAKTPDLTMEQAISRAIQIMKVNLSDPLTMDDIARAAMYSKFHFSREFQRVTGVSPGRFLAALRLEAAKALLVTTSLSVIEISHRVGYTSVGTFSYRFAQAVGLAPSAFRKAGGRRAAVRTRDRGDQRPEDRGGRGRPAARRR
- a CDS encoding SgcJ/EcaC family oxidoreductase, translating into MTQTLTAASDLDAYYGAFTSDREKEALSVPLRLVAAWARNDAEGVAEVFTEDGILILPGDVLKRGRDEIRQFMAAAYAGPFKGTGVTGAPVDVRFPSENVAVLRTHGGILAAGETEIDDELAVRSTWVCVKQADGQWQLASYQNSPRGAGATLRW
- a CDS encoding TrmH family RNA methyltransferase; its protein translation is MARRTAVADPLALDDPDDPRLGDYTALTDVELRRRREPAEGLFIAEGEKVIRRALTAGYAMRSLLLSEKWLDALGDVIAASDAPVYVVAPAVVEQVTGYHVHRGALAAMHRKPLPEPAALLAAARRVAVMEAVNDHTNIGAIFRSAAALGMDAVLLSPDCADPLYRRSVKVSMGAVFSVPYARLERWPQDLDAVVRTAGFHLAALTPAADAVDLAALPRHDRLALLLGAEGPGLTRRAQQAADTRVRIPMSHGVDSLNVGAAAAVAFYALAAPPH
- a CDS encoding SgcJ/EcaC family oxidoreductase yields the protein MTAGARSLVDQAKQWATQYGPYSNGPEGAVLTVPLRARVAWEAGDAGAYSALFTDDGSELIGDVQLRGRAEIEQYLADAFKGAYAGSRISETPVEIRLLTDEVAVAVTEGGVLRKGEETPLPENSFRGQWVVVKRGGDWQLFSHQTSPLGG